The following proteins are co-located in the Periplaneta americana isolate PAMFEO1 chromosome 12, P.americana_PAMFEO1_priV1, whole genome shotgun sequence genome:
- the LOC138710066 gene encoding uncharacterized protein: protein MRPAQGGVSSTAYQNVYASHARARDGNSSRSPSSQSRDSFITQQGRTLETEGRQGNNRRRRNGLRRGVWRRGANSHDGNLPVFQNGNPNHDGTHDGARGEFGAGGTRRPGGQRARSRRGRRWQHRAPSNFMMLCMVPFLTGDGNLAYFPMPMIVPVISLPENLHCDFVPQPPFFTYIHESPQKTIIIIDMPYERIVVHASPEVTFMDVYPVVQPTN from the coding sequence AATGTATATGCTTCACATGCTCGTGCCAGAGATGGAAATTCTTCAAGGTCTCCCTCATCTCAGTCGAGGGACTCTTTTATCACACAGCAGGGTCGTACTCTAGAAACCGAAGGACGACAAGGAAACAATCGCCGGCGGAGAAACGGCCTCCGTCGTGGCGTCTGGCGGCGTGGCGCCAACAGTCATGATGGAAATCTTCCTGTCTTCCAAAATGGCAACCCAAATCACGATGGCACACATGATGGAGCAAGGGGTGAATTCGGGGCAGGCGGAACCAGGCGTCCAGGTGGTCAACGTGCCAGGTCACGCCGCGGAAGACGCTGGCAGCACAGAGCTCCATCAAATTTCATGATGCTTTGCATGGTGCCTTTCCTCACGGGGGACGGCAACCTGGCATATTTTCCGATGCCAATGATCGTGCCAGTAATCTCTCTTCCTGAAAACTTACACTGCGACTTCGTCCCACAACCACCTTTCTTCACTTACATCCATGAGTCACCACAGAAAACGATCATTATCATTGACATGCCTTACGAACGCATCGTCGTTCACGCTTCTCCCGAGGTTACGTTCATGGACGTATACCCTGTAGTGCAGCCAACCAATTAA